A stretch of the Fusobacterium varium genome encodes the following:
- a CDS encoding citrate lyase subunit gamma, whose product MTIKKAAKCGTLESNDIFVILTPAESGIEVELESTVEKQFGAHIREVIKNKLVELGVEGVKVQAQDKGALDYTIRARIEAAVARGL is encoded by the coding sequence ATGACAATAAAGAAAGCTGCTAAATGTGGTACTCTAGAATCAAATGATATATTTGTGATTCTAACTCCAGCTGAAAGTGGAATAGAAGTAGAATTAGAAAGTACTGTAGAAAAACAATTTGGAGCTCATATAAGAGAAGTTATAAAAAATAAACTTGTAGAACTTGGGGTTGAAGGTGTAAAAGTTCAAGCTCAAGATAAGGGGGCTCTTGATTATACTATCAGAGCAAGAATAGAAGCTGCTGTTGCTAGAGGATTATAA